The Hordeum vulgare subsp. vulgare chromosome 7H, MorexV3_pseudomolecules_assembly, whole genome shotgun sequence DNA window caaaatatTCTATTATATCCAAATTTATACAGAGTATTTAGAAAATGTTCCTGTTTTCATATTTTGGTTGGAAATTTGGAAAGTGATTAAATATTCATTTTTTTGTAGAATCTCAAAAAGTGTTTGCCTCATTTCCAAAAATGTTTGGTGATTTCAATAATTGTTCAACATTTGAGAAAATGTTTGTATTTTCAAAATAATTGGAAATTCAAAAATGTTCGATTTTCCAAATATTGTTCCCTTTGGCAAAGCAAATGTTtaggaatttcaaaaaatgttctcatTTTCTAAATCATTCATAAATTCGGCAAATGTTTTAGAAATTTGTTCACTAATTCAAAACATTGTTCGAAGCATTTCAAAGAATATTCATGTTTCCAAATTTAATTCGgaagattcaaaaaatgctctcatatttaaaaaatgttcttgttaTAAAATTTTGTTGAGGAGTTTCGGAAAATGTTCCAGTTCCAATAGTTTTTGAAATTTGAAATAAACTTTCGTGTTCTCAACTTTTGTTCCggagttttgaaaaaaattctagtttttaaaaaatgtttgcgtTCTGAAATTTGGTTTGGAAACAATTATTCTCGAATTTCTTCAGGAGTTTcagaagattcaaaaaatgttctcgtATTTAAAATTGTTCTCAAATGGCGAATAGAGGCATTAacggggagagaagagaggtaggagaaggaagaaCTAAGTAAGGGAGGTAGaggactcggggggggggggggggagggggagggggggggggggagaaaagGTAACTGCTACGCATACAAGTAGCGCGGAATGCAAAACTGCGCTACTGCTAAGCACTATAGGAGCAGCGTGTGTCGATGGCCCAACGCTACTACTAAGCAGGACTGGCGACCGTTGCGTTGCAGCACCGTCGCCGACGAGCAGCGCCAAAGTTGCAGCACCGTCGCCGACAAGCTCTAAGTTGGTCTCAGCTGGATTTCTGGGATATACTCcatttgttcctaaatataagtctttttagaggtttcactaagagactacatacggatgtatatagacacacttatagtatagattcactcattttgctttgtatgtagtctccttgtggaatctctagaaagacttatatttaggaacggagggagtatttggtcTGCATGCACTTTGAACGACCACGTGAGCCAATCACGAAGCGAAGCGATCAGACCAACTATTGGTATGCAGAGGGGCTACCGGCCGCCGCCGGCGCGGGGCTTGAGCTTCTGGGTGTAGTTGAAGAGGGATTCCAGGCCCTCCTGCCGCAGTTGCTCCTCGAATGCCTGGATGGCCCCAGAGTCCATCTCGGACACGGAATAGGTGGCTTCCTGTGTCGGAGGAAACCGCTGCCCCGCCGCCTGTCGGTGTGGTAGCCACGGCGTCGATGGCAACCTCGTCACTCTTGGTTTCATCCGCCCAACTATCAACTGAAGAAAGTGCCATAAATGTAACATAAATGACTCGAAAGTGTTATAATTATAGGCAGCTCCCTGCAATTAAGGCACCCATCAGTCATGTGCGCGTGAAAATCTTCAAGATAAAAGTTGCAAGGACACCAACTTACAGCCGGAGAGGTTTGATCCTCTTCCATCATTTCTtcagactccacatctgccccttCACCATGCATCACATCCTCTTCCCCCAACCTCCGGAGTTCAAGTCTAAGATGACCAGGATGAGCGCTGATTGCGCTCCTAATGGCATCCTCTGCAGCTTCCACCTCCCTAGCCTCTGCGTCCTCACATGCGATATCTACATGGAGATATCTGAGGGAAGCAATGTGCTCAATGCCAAACTGAAAACCATAATTCACAAACACTCCTTTTGCTCGGAGCTTCAGGTGGAGCTGTTCCAGTGCAGGCATACCCCCTTGTTCAAACATCACCATGTCCAAACCTTtgcaacaaatgaagtcaaattgCTTTAGGCATCGGAATCCACAGCTTGCGATGATGAGCCCTTGATTGTGAGCTGAAGATTTCACCGACAGCAAGAGAACTAGCAGAGAAGGCAATTTCCCAAGGATCATAAGTGCATCCTCTCCCACTGTATCAATGTTGATCTCCAACAGTCTGAGGCTAACAAGTGAGGTCATCCATCCTGGTATTCTTGGGAAATAGTAATCTGAAGTCATCCGAAACTTGTGTAGGTGGTCAAAAGGAGCAGACAGGGAATCCAACAAAAAATCCAGGGAACACCCGGAACCACCGCCAATATGAAGAGACTGGAGGTTGGAAGTGCCAAGTTTGTCAAGTGAAGAGATCAGGCTACGGACACAGGTTTCCCTACAAATATCTGTGTCACTTATGCACCAATCTAGCCCAAGAACCCTCAGCATACACAAACGGCCCAGCTCCTCCAAAGAATTTGGTGAGTTACTGCTCTCTACTTCAACATGGGAGAGCTCCTGCAGAAGTTGCAACTCTCCAATTCCATCTGGCAATTTTACATTTTTAACAAGTAAATAAGTGAGTTGCTTCAGTCGAACAATATTGCAGGGCAATATGTTTATCAGTGCACGAGTCAGATCCAATGTCTGGAGTAACTGCAATTCCACTACTTGTTCTGGCAGCTCAATGATCCTTGTTGCTTGAAGACGCAGATACTTTAACATGCATAGTTTTCCTATATGTTGAAGATAATTGGCACCTTCTAGCTCCCCACTACTTTCCAGATCAAGAACTCTAAGTGCTCGAAAGTTTGCAAGAGTAGGCATCTCTTTATCAGTCACACAAACGGTGAGTGATCGAATATGAGACGCAGTTATAGCAGATGGTACAAAGATATCCTTTCTATCATGATCACAGTAAAGAGATAGGCGGCGAATTCTGTCTTGCAGTCCAAAAATGCTACCAGGGTCATCATATCTGGTTACAAAGTTCTCTTCCGCGGATTTAGACAATATGAGATCCCAAATCATGTTCTGAACTTGGCAAGCTTCGATTCGACCATCGTATCGGATACAAACCGATTGGATAAGACCCCTGTTAATAAGCTCATTGAAATAATACTCTCCTACTTCCTCTAAACTCTTCCCATGCTCTTCAATAATAAACCCTTCAGCCATCCATCTCCTTATCAACCGTTCCTTATCAATAACATAACCTTCCCGAAAGACTGCAAGATATAACAAGCATGTTCTTAAATGGAAGGGAAGATCAAAATATGCAAAATTTAGTATCTGCTTCATCCCATTGAGAGTAGCACTTTTATCAAGTATGGTGCCAATAGCATCTCGAACTCTCCTCCATTCATTTTCATCTGATTTCGTAGCTAACAAGCTAGCTATAGTAATGATTGCCAGTGGTATACCACCACATTTCTTCAAGATATCAATACAAATCTCTTCCAAACGAAGAGGACAGCAATGTTCAGGGTGAAATATTCTCGAGAAAAATAACTTTCTGGCCTCCGCATCACTAAGAGGTGCCATTCTAAATATATGGTCTTCAGCGAAATAGCAGCTTGGGCTAGCTATGGAAATGATGCACGTTGTCACCAATATTCTACTGCCACAGCCATTGTCAGGGAAAGCCCATCTGAGTATTTTCCATGTGGATAAATCCCATATATCTTCAATAACAATGAAGTATCTGTTATGTGCATTCACATACGAAAAGATGAGTTAGGAACAACAAAACTAGATCACAAACAAGGACAGTAAGCAATCCACTTATGTGCATAGGCTAGGGAAGAAATAATGTGctatatcaaattcatcaaacaaAGGGATTCTGAACTCAAAATCATGCATACCTCCTAGTTTTGAGGAATTCACTTAGTTTATGGATGAGCTGTTCCTCATCGCATTCTCTGAAGCCATTTATCTGCATGCCGACATGAGTTAGTATGCTTATAAGAATCATCCTCAGATCATGGCCTCGGGACACTGAGACGATGGTGTGGCAACAATATCtctctttgaggctttggtacacCTCCACGGCAAGCGTAGTCTTGCCTATACCTCTGCAGCCAACAATTGACACCATCTTCAGCTGCTGATGGTCATCTGGATCCAACAACTTGGTCAGTCGGTCCCTCGGGCCATCTACACAGACAAGTCCGTCACCCTGATGAGCACTGAATACACGCAGAAGACTGTCGATGGGCACGACATCAGATGGTACGTGCAATGGATCCCCAGCATCATAAATGATCCCATACCTCCAGCGCCTCTCGGATGCCTCACTGACTTGTTCCTTGAGTTCTTGCAGCAGGCTCGTGTACTGACGCCTCCATGTTACCATCTTGAGCAGCTGAGCTATGTTGTTGGAGTTACCTGGGGTAGCTGAGCACACGAAATCGTCGATGCAGTCTTCCAAATCATAGGTCATGTCCCGGACCTGATTCATCCACCCCTCGACCAATGGGCCCATATCCTCTGTACTAGCCGCCCTCCTCTCAAGGAAGCTTCCCATGCTGGTCAGTGCGCACCTTAGGGCAATGATGTTGTTCCTGATGCGAGGGTTGCGTTCATCCTCCAGCATGGTAGCGAGCTTTGAGAGGACAGAGTTCATCGCCCCTGTGGACGCGCTAACCATCGCCTGTACCGCCATGGAGAAACAAATCAGATTTTCAGAATGGATGGATACAATGGGAGGTTTACTCCATTGAACCTGTTTGCTAGTTGGCTACACAGATAACAGAACAGACAGAAAGGAGAGGAAGCTCAAGGTGATGCCCCCTACAAGTCCCTCTGTTATTCTTCAATTATTTCTCCTGATATTTTTGTGAATGAGTGCGCAATCTACCTTGCAACCAAATATGAGCACATGAAAACTGGGAAGGTGCCTTGTGACTTCGACACAACCGTCCATGCCTTATCCAGGAAATAAAATTCAGAGGCCTAGGATAACCGAGTTCTAGGCAATGGCCCACACCATGTTGAGAGAATAATAAC harbors:
- the LOC123413234 gene encoding disease resistance protein RGA5-like, giving the protein MAVQAMVSASTGAMNSVLSKLATMLEDERNPRIRNNIIALRCALTSMGSFLERRAASTEDMGPLVEGWMNQVRDMTYDLEDCIDDFVCSATPGNSNNIAQLLKMVTWRRQYTSLLQELKEQVSEASERRWRYGIIYDAGDPLHVPSDVVPIDSLLRVFSAHQGDGLVCVDGPRDRLTKLLDPDDHQQLKMVSIVGCRGIGKTTLAVEVYQSLKERYCCHTIVSVSRGHDLRMILISILTHVGMQINGFRECDEEQLIHKLSEFLKTRRYFIVIEDIWDLSTWKILRWAFPDNGCGSRILVTTCIISIASPSCYFAEDHIFRMAPLSDAEARKLFFSRIFHPEHCCPLRLEEICIDILKKCGGIPLAIITIASLLATKSDENEWRRVRDAIGTILDKSATLNGMKQILNFAYFDLPFHLRTCLLYLAVFREGYVIDKERLIRRWMAEGFIIEEHGKSLEEVGEYYFNELINRGLIQSVCIRYDGRIEACQVQNMIWDLILSKSAEENFVTRYDDPGSIFGLQDRIRRLSLYCDHDRKDIFVPSAITASHIRSLTVCVTDKEMPTLANFRALRVLDLESSGELEGANYLQHIGKLCMLKYLRLQATRIIELPEQVVELQLLQTLDLTRALINILPCNIVRLKQLTYLLVKNVKLPDGIGELQLLQELSHVEVESSNSPNSLEELGRLCMLRVLGLDWCISDTDICRETCVRSLISSLDKLGTSNLQSLHIGGGSGCSLDFLLDSLSAPFDHLHKFRMTSDYYFPRIPGWMTSLVSLRLLEINIDTVGEDALMILGKLPSLLVLLLSVKSSAHNQGLIIASCGFRCLKQFDFICCKGLDMVMFEQGGMPALEQLHLKLRAKGVFVNYGFQFGIEHIASLRYLHVDIACEDAEAREVEAAEDAIRSAISAHPGHLRLELRRLGEEDVMHGEGADVESEEMMEEDQTSPAGAAYNYNTFESFMLHLWHFLQLIVGRMKPRVTRLPSTPWLPHRQAAGQRFPPTQEATYSVSEMDSGAIQAFEEQLRQEGLESLFNYTQKLKPRAGGGR